From one Rosa rugosa chromosome 4, drRosRugo1.1, whole genome shotgun sequence genomic stretch:
- the LOC133744882 gene encoding nuclear transcription factor Y subunit C-9-like encodes MRQAGKYSGFMMCGGIAGRTGPHSLPLARIKKIMKKSGEDVKMISGEAPIVFSKACELFIEELTRRSWATTLQGKRRTLHKDDVASAVVATDIFDFLVSLVSETASHSEDGTVPEEEETVGSS; translated from the coding sequence ATGAGGCAAGCAGGAAAGTACTCGGGTTTTATGATGTGTGGAGGCATAGCGGGGAGAACCGGACCACACTCGTTGCCGCTTGCGAGGATCAAGAAGATCATGAAGAAGTCCGGCGAGGACGTGAAGATGATATCCGGGGAGGCTCCGATTGTGTTCTCAAAGGCGTGTGAGCTGTTCATAGAGGAGCTCACACGGAGGTCTTGGGCGACCACGCTGCAAGGGAAGAGGAGGACGCTGCACAAAGACGATGTGGCCTCTGCCGTCGTGGCCACTGATATCTTTGATTTTCTTGTCAGTTTGGTTTCGGAGACTGCATCTCATTCTGAAGATGGAACAGTACCGGAGGAAGAGGAAACAGTGGGGTCGTCATAG